From Streptomyces sp. SAI-135:
CGGGGACATCGTCCGCACGCTCGAACTGCTGTGGGAGGGGGCTCCGCGGCCCAGCCGGGGGCCCAAGCCGGGCCTGACGCTGGACCGGATCGTGGAAACGGCGGTCCGGATCGCGGACGAGGAGGGGTTCGACGCGGTCTCGATGCGCCGGATCGCCACCGAGCTCGGCACCGGCGCGATGTCCCTGTACCGGTACGTCCCCGGCAAGGCCGAGCTGCTCGACCTGATGCTCGACCGCGTCCAGCGGCCCTCCGAGAACCCGGCCGACCTCGGCGACGGCGGCTGGCGCTCGGCGCTGGAGGCCATGGCCCGCGCCACGCTCGCGCTCTACACCCGCCACCCCTGGCTGCTCGGCGTCAACCAGGCCCGCCCGCTGCTCGGTCCGAGCGCGCTGGACGGCATGGAGAAGATGCTCGGCCGGATCCGCCCGATGGGCCTGACCGACCCCGAGCTGGTCTCCGCGGTCATCATGGTCGACGGGTACGTCGTCGGGGCCGCGCGCACGCAGGTCTACCAGCGGGAGGCGGAGCGTACGTCGGGCATGACGACCGCGGACTTCTTCGCGGCCCAGGCCCCCTTCATCGAGAAGGTCATGGCCACCGGCCGCTACCCGGTCCTCGGGTCGCTCGCCGAGGACACCTGGAGCCCGGAGTTCGACCACTTCGAGTTCGGGCTCCAGCGGATCCTGGACGGCCTTGAGGTGTTCGTGGCCGCTCGGCGGACGGACTCAGGAGCGCCTGAATAGCCGCCGCAGTCCGAAGAGCGCGGCGACGGCTCCCAGGGCGAGGGCGCCGATCTTGAGGGTGCCGGTGGAGCCGTCGCCGTCGTCGCCGGAGGCGGAGGAACTCCCGCTCCCGCCCTCCGCGGACGACCCGGACCCGCCGCCCGGCGCGTCCTGCGCCTCGACCTCGCTGTTCGCGCCCTCCATGCCGAGCAGGAGCTTGGTCCCGTCCGGGGAGTAGGAGACGGACTCCCCCTGCCCGAGGGGCACGCTGATCCGGCCCTGCTTCTTGAGGTCGCCGTCGTTCCAGTCGTACCAGATGCCGCCGAAGTAGCCGCGTACGGCGAGCTGCCGGCCGTCCGGTGAGAAGGCGGCGTCGGTGGCCCACAGGTCGACGGCCTTGACGGGCTTGAAGACGTTCGTGCCGGACGGGGAGAGGGTGGCGGGTCCCTCGTAGAGATGCCCGCCGTCCTCCTGCTTGTCGATGATGTACACGCGTCCGGTCTTCGGGTGGACGACCATCGACTCGGCGTCGCGCGAGCCGTCGGTGTACTTCACCACATACTGCGTGGCCTTGACGGACTGGTCCTCCAGGTCCTTCGGCTCGGGCAGCTTGTAGATCCACACGTAGGGCCAGGTGACCCCGTCGTTGTCGCCGATGTCGCCGACCCAGATCTCGTTTCCGGGCCCGACGGCGATGGCCTCCACGTCCCGCGGGGTCCCCACGCCGGTCATGGTGATCCTGGCGACGGTCCTGCCGGTGGCACTGTCCACGGCGTACAGGTACGCGCCGGTGTCCTGGTCGTTGTGGGTCCAGTAGATCCCCGGGTGCTGCCGCGAGGCGGCGAGCCCGCTGGACTCGGTGATCCGGGGATCGCTGATGGTGAAACCCCGGTCCCCCTTCCCGTCCCCGTCCCCGTCGGCGGCGGAGGCGGGCAGGGCGGACCCGGCCACGAACAGGATCCCGGCGATCAGGGCAAGGGCTCGACGCATGCCCCAAGCCTGCCATCCCTGCGGGGCTTTGAACGGGGGTGGGGGAAGGGGGTGCGGGTTGGGGAGGGGGCTGGGGCTTGGGACGGGGAGTTGGGGCTGGGGGCTTGCGGCCAGGGCAGGGGTGGTCAGCCTGTGCGAGGGGTGCAGCCGGAGGGGTGGTGGGGTCCCGGGGTCACCGAGGGCACGAGCGGAAGGGTGTCCGGAGGGCACGCCGCAGTGGGTTCCCGCAGCGCAGGTGCACCGCAGCGCAGGCGCGCACGTCACCGCGGCGGCCCGGTCGCAGGCCTTGGCGTGGGCGGGCTCACATGCCATGGGGGCCGTGGATGATCCATCATGAGCGGATGCTCAGATTCATGCCGGTCGGCGACTCGATGACGATCGGGAGCGCGGGCGAGCACACCTGGCGGTACCGGATGTGGCAGCACCTGCGCGACACCTACGGCCGCCCCTTCGCCCTCGTGGGCCCGCGCGAGACGCTGTACGACAAGGCGGCCGGCGCTCCGACGTCGTACGAGTACGCCGATCCCGACTTCCCCCGGGCCCACCTGGCCGGCTGGGGCGAGGGCTGGCTGCACATGGCCCCGCTGATCGGCGAGGCCGTACGGACGCACCGCGCCGACGTGCTCCTGGTGTCGCTGGGCCTCATCGACCTGGGCTTCTACACCAACGCGGAACAGACCGCGGAGAACGTCCACGCCTTCGTCGCCGAGGCCCGCCGCGCGAACCCCAGGATCCGGATGGCCGTCCTCCCGGTGATCCCCAACGTCCGCGCGGAGTCGGACGGGCCCTTCGCCACGGAGGTCACCCGCTTCAACGAGCTCCTGGCCAAGGCGATCGCGGACCTGGACGAGCCCCGCTCCCCCCTGCTGCCGGCGTCGCCCCCCTCGTCGTACGACATCAACCACGACACCTACGACGGCACCCACCCGAACGCGAGCGGCGAGCACAAGATCGCGGCGGCCTTCGCGGAGGCGATGTACCAGGCGTGGGACCTGGGCGAGCCCTACGACGCCGGCTGAGGGAAGGGCGGGCCCCGCGTCGGGTCAGAGGAGGTGCACCCGCTGCGTGGTCAGCTCGTAGCGCGCGCCCACGACGGCCAGTGCGCCGGAGTCCACCTTCGCGGCGAGCTCCGGTTCCGCCGCGAGCCGTGCCCGGACGAGCCGTATGTTCGCGTCGACCGTGGCGTCGATCCGCGCGTCCCCGGACTTCGTACGGTCGATGGCCGGGCTGATCTGATCGGCCAGGTACTGGATGTGGGCCGGCAGTCCCGCCCCCGACTCGTCCGCCTGGACCGCCGCCTTCACCGCTCCGCAGGACTGGTGGCCGAGCACCATGAGCAGCGGGATCCCCAGTTCGAGCACCCCGTACGCGAGGCTGCCGAGCACGGCCTCGTCGAGGACCTGCCCCGCGGTGCGCACGGTCATCAGATCGCCGAGCCCCTGGTCGAAGACCAGTTCCGGCGCCACCCGGGAGTCGATGCAGCCGAGCACGAGGGCGAAGGGGTGCTGCCCGGTCGTCAGCGCCTGCCGGACGGCGGGTGTCTCGTCGGGGTGCCGCTCGCGGTAGGTGCGCCAGCGCCGGTTGCCCTCGGCCAGCTCGCGCAGGGCCTCCTCGGCGGTGGTGGGCCGCTTGCGCGGCGGAACCGCGGTGGGCGCGGCGACGGCGGCCGGGACGCCGGCGGCGAGGCCGGTGCCGAGAGCCGCGGTACCGGTGAGCGCGGCGCGCAGGAGGGCGCGCCGCGCGGTGCTGTGGGGTCGGTGGTCGGAGTTCACGAAGGGGAACGTACGTCCGGCACGTTCCCCATCTGTTCGGATTGCCTTTTCATGACCGGGTGTTGGTGATTCATGGGCGAAAGCCGACCCGTTCCTGGTCGCCGCCGGAGTCACCAACCGGCATGTCAGGGGCGAGAGTTGGCTCGCGCGTTGCACGTGGTCACTTCGGGCCGCCGTTGAACCTCGCGGTCGCCCAGCGATAGCCGAGCACCGCGAGCCCGAGGCACCAGGCGACGGCGATCCAGCCGTTGTTGCCGATCTCGGTGCCGAGGAGCAGTCCGCGCAGGGTCTCGATGGCCGGGGTGAAGGGCTGGTACTCCGCGACCGGCTGGAACCAGCCCGGCATCGCGTCGACCGGCACGAAGGCGCTGGAGATGAGCGGCAGGAAGATCAGCGGCATGGCGTTGTTGCTGGCGGCCTCGGCGTTGGGGCTGACCAGGCCCATGCCGACCGCGATCCAGGTGAGGGCCAGCGCGAACAGCACCAGCAGTCCGAAGGCCGCCAGCCACTCCAGAGCGGTGGCGTCGGTGGAGCGGAACCCGATGGCCACGCCGACCGCGCCGACGAGGACCACGCTGACCACCGACTGGAGCACACTGCCGACGACGTGCCCGACGAGCACCGAACCGCGGTGGATCGCCATTGTGCGGAAGCGGGCGATGATGCCCTCGGTCATGTCGTTGGAGACGGAGACCGCGGTGCCGATGGTGGTGGAGCCGATGGTCATCAGCAGCAGGCCGGGGACCAGGTACGCGATGTAGTCGGAGCGGTCGCCGCCGCCGATGCCCGCGCTCATGGTGTCGCCGAAGATGTAGACGAAGAGCAGCAACAGCATGATCGGCGTGAGCAGCAGGTTCAGGGTGAGCGAGGGATAGCGCCGGGCGTGCAGGAGGTTGCGGCGCAGCATCGTGGACGAGTCGCGCACGGCGAGGGAGAGGGTGCTCATCGGACGGTCTCCTTGGTCTGGTCGGTGCCGCCGGTGAGGGCGAAGAACACGTCGTCGAGGTCGGGGGTGTGCAGGGCCAGTTCGCCGGCCTCGATGCCGGCCGCGTCGAGCCGGTCCAGTACGGCCCGCAGCTCGCGCTGGCTGCCGTCGCTGGGGAGTTGCAGGGTGAGGGCCTCGTCGTCCCGGGTGGCCGCGCCGAGAGCCAGGGCCGCGCTCTCGTACGAGGCCGGGTCGGTGAAGCGCAGCCGGACGTGTCCGCCGGGGACGAGCCGCTTGAGCTCCTCGGCGCTGCCCTCGGCGGCGATCCGTCCATCGTGCAGGACGGCGATGCGGTCCGCGAGCTGGTCGGCCTCCTCCAGGTACTGGGTGGTGAGGAAGACGGTGACACCGTCGGCGACCAGCTCCCTGATGATCTGCCACATGGTGTGCCGGGAGCGGGGGTCGAGGCCGGTGGTGGGCTCGTCGAGGAAGATGATCCGCGGGTCGCCGACCAGCGTCATGGCGATGTCGAGGCGGCGCTTCATGCCGCCGGAGTAGGTGGAGGCGGGCTTCTTCGCCGCCCCGGTCAGGTCGAAGCGCTCCAGCAGCTCCGCGGTGACCCTGCGGCCCTCCGCCTTGGAGAGGTGGTGCAGGTCCGCCATGAGCAGCATGTTCTCCTCCCCGGTGATCAGCCCGTCCACCGCCGAGAACTGCCCGGTGACACCGATCGAGGCACGCACACCCTGCGGATCGGCGGCCAGGTCGTGCCCGCCCACCTGGGCCTGCCCGCCGTCAGCGGACACGAGCGTGGAGAGGATCTTCACGGCGGTGGTCTTGCCGGCCCCGTTCGGCCCGAGGAGGGAGAAGATCGTGCCGGCCGGCACCCGTATGTCGATGCCGTCGAGGACGACTTTGTCGCCGTAGGACTTGCGCAGTCCGTCAGCCGCGATGGCCAGGTCGGTCATGGTGAGTGCTCCTTGGAGGGCTGCGGTCGGTTGCGGGTCAGAGGCTGCGGGCGGTGATGTCGCCGTGGGTGGTGGTGGCGCGGACGGTCAGGGGCGCGGCGGTGCCTTCGGTGTTCTTGAGGGAGTTGTGGACGCGGCCGTGGGAGGTGCCGGCGTCCAGGGCGGCGGAGGTGGCGGTGGCGAGGGTGATGTCGCCCTGTTGGGTGGTGAGGTCGAGGGTGCCGGTGACGGCTTCGTGGATGGTGATGTGGCCGCGCTGGGTGCTGATCCGGCCGGGTCCGGTCAGGCGCTGGACGGTGATGTCGCTGTCGGTGGCGGTCAGGTGCAGGCTCGCGGCCTCGTCGATCTTGACGGGGCCGTGGGCGCCGTCGAGGGCGAGGTGGCCGAGGCGTCCGACGGCGCGGAAGCGCAGGGCGGCGGAGGTGGCCTCGACGCGGGAGCCGGCGGGCAGCTGGACGGTGACTTCGACGGAGCCGGAGGGTCCGAGGTACTGGTTCCTGGCGGCGGGGGCGGTGATCCGCAGGACGCCGTCGCGGTGCTCGACCTCGATGTGCTCGGCGGCCTTGGTGTCGCGGTTCCGTGCGGGGTCGGCGGGGCGGATCTCGACGGTGGTGTCGGTGCGGTCGGCGGCGATGACCTGGACGTGTGCGGTGGGCAGGTCGATGACGGCGGTCAGGGGGGCGGGGGTGTCGAACTTCTGCATCAGGTGCTCCTGCGTTCGTCGCTGTTTCCGATGAACGAAAAGCTACGTTGCATTCACGATCCCGGCAACATACCTGTTGCGCTAAATCCGTATCGTCGCAGGCAGTTGAGGCAATTTCATTGCAACAGATTCAAAAGCAACGCAACGTCAGCTAGACGATCGTTGCAACAGAAGAAAGGTGAACGCTATGCTGCCGCCACCAGGAACGACGAAGGAGACCGCGATGCCGGGAGGCAGGCTCACCCAGCAGGAACGCCAGCAGATCGCGCTGGGAGTGGCCGACGGCCTCGCCTACGCGGAGATCGCCCGCCGCCTCGAACGTCCCACCTCGACCGTCACCCGCGAGGTCATGCGCAACGGCGGTCCCACCGCCTACCGCGCCGACCTCGCCCACCGTGCCGCCGAACGCCGGTCACACCGCCGCCGCCAGGCCGCGCCGCGCGGAACGCAGACCCCCGCACCGGGCCACGGACGCGACCCCGAGGCGGTACGGGAGTACGAGGAGACGTTCACCACCGTCCTCATGCAGACCGGCGCGCCCAAGATGATGGCGCGGGTGATGACCTGCCTCTACACGAGCGACACCGGCAGCATGACCGCCGCCGAACTCGCCCAGCGCCTCCAGGTCAGCCCGGCGTCCATCTCCAAGGCCATCAGCTACCTCGAGAACCAGGGCCTGGTGCGCCGTGAACGCGACGACCGGCGCCGCGAACGCTATGTGGCCGACGACGACGTCTGGTACCAGTCCATGATCGCCAGCGCCCGCGGCACCATACAGCTCGCCGAGACCGCACGACAGGGCGTGGGCGTCCTCGGCAGGGACACCCCGGCCGCCGTCCGGCTGGAGAACATCGCCCGCTTCCTCGACTTCGTCTCCGAGAGCATCACCCGCGCCGCGGACCAGGCCCGCGAGGTCCTCCACACGAAGGCGGAGCCCGCCCAGGACAGCGAACCCCCCTCCGACGGCACCACCTGAGCGACCGGCGCCCGATGGCGCCGGCGAGGCAGCCGGCGCAGGACCGGACACCGGCCCGCAGCCGCCACTCCCCCGCTCCTCCGCCTGCCCGGACGGATCACCCGAGTGATGGCCCACGGCCACGTCCTCAGCGATGTTCCGTTCACGCGCGGCCTCTGTGCCGATCGGGCCCGCGCCGGGCGGACTCCCTCCAGGTCGCCCCGTGGCACCCGGAGAGAGTCCCCCGACTCTCTTTCCCGCCGCTTTCCTAGCCGGGCGGGTTGATCTTCACGACCTCACCCAGGTCGCCGTAGAAGGTGATGTTGTCCCAGTCCAGGTACTCCCTGCGGTTCCAGTACACGAGCCGGGCCATCTCCCACTCCGTGGCCCTCCAGTTCGTGCCCTGCCCGTTCCGCACGGCCTGGTCGAACTTCTGCTGGTAGGTGGGGGCGTCGCCCGGGCCGTCGAAGCCCTTCAGGCTCACGCCGATCTTGCCGTTGCTCCGCATGACGTCTTCGACGCCCGCCATCCAGCCGGTGTACGGAATGCCTCCGGGCAGATAGGCCTGCGGGGTCTCGTACTTGGGGTCCATGAAGTTGTACCCGTCGAGACGGGTGGTCTCGTCCCCGACGTGCTCGCGCAGACCGAGCACCAGGACCTTGCACTCGGAGTTGTGGACCAGGACGGGCGTCCGCCCGGCGAGGACGTAGAACGAGTGCAGCCCCGCCACGGTGAGGCTGTAGGTCGCGCTCTGGCGGACATGGGCGCGGTTGGCGAGAACCGTCGCGGTCGTACCGGTGTCCGTGCGCAGGGTGTCGCCGGGCCGCAGGTCCTCCGCGGGCACCCAGGCATGGAGGTCGGTGCTCCAGAAGGGGTGTTCAGAGGTGGCCGAGAGATCGTCGACCTCGCCGGTCGGTCCCCGGATGGTCAGCGCGGCAAGGTACTTGTCGTCGTACTGCGTGACGATCTGCCGCGTGACCCGCCGGGCCCCGGTCTCGCCGGTCGCCGGATCGGTGGCCCGGACCAGGTCACCGGCCTGGACCTTCTCGATCGGCTCGGTGCCGCCGTCCGCCATGAGCACCTGCGTGCCGGGCAGGAAGCACTGGGTGCAGCCGCGTTCCAGGGCCCGCAGGGTCCGGTAGGCGACGCCCAGCATGCGGAACTTGGACGACATGATGACGTCGCGGCTCAGCTCCCAGCACGCTTCGAGATCGCCCTTGCGGGCGCAGTTCTCCAGCTGGGTGAGCCCGGTGACGGCGTTGATGATGTCGTTGAGCTGCTTCATGCTCGCCTCGAAGGCGGGGCCCCGGGAGAGCACGTCGCAGTAGGCCTCGTGGTGCTGGCACCAGCGGCCGGGGTTCTCGATCGCCTCGCAACCGAGGATGCCGCACCGGTAGAGCTCGGCGGGCGTGACGCCTTCCTTCTCCTTAG
This genomic window contains:
- a CDS encoding TetR/AcrR family transcriptional regulator, which translates into the protein MTSSGDTSGSGDIVRTLELLWEGAPRPSRGPKPGLTLDRIVETAVRIADEEGFDAVSMRRIATELGTGAMSLYRYVPGKAELLDLMLDRVQRPSENPADLGDGGWRSALEAMARATLALYTRHPWLLGVNQARPLLGPSALDGMEKMLGRIRPMGLTDPELVSAVIMVDGYVVGAARTQVYQREAERTSGMTTADFFAAQAPFIEKVMATGRYPVLGSLAEDTWSPEFDHFEFGLQRILDGLEVFVAARRTDSGAPE
- a CDS encoding WD40 repeat domain-containing protein, coding for MRRALALIAGILFVAGSALPASAADGDGDGKGDRGFTISDPRITESSGLAASRQHPGIYWTHNDQDTGAYLYAVDSATGRTVARITMTGVGTPRDVEAIAVGPGNEIWVGDIGDNDGVTWPYVWIYKLPEPKDLEDQSVKATQYVVKYTDGSRDAESMVVHPKTGRVYIIDKQEDGGHLYEGPATLSPSGTNVFKPVKAVDLWATDAAFSPDGRQLAVRGYFGGIWYDWNDGDLKKQGRISVPLGQGESVSYSPDGTKLLLGMEGANSEVEAQDAPGGGSGSSAEGGSGSSSASGDDGDGSTGTLKIGALALGAVAALFGLRRLFRRS
- a CDS encoding SGNH/GDSL hydrolase family protein, encoding MLRFMPVGDSMTIGSAGEHTWRYRMWQHLRDTYGRPFALVGPRETLYDKAAGAPTSYEYADPDFPRAHLAGWGEGWLHMAPLIGEAVRTHRADVLLVSLGLIDLGFYTNAEQTAENVHAFVAEARRANPRIRMAVLPVIPNVRAESDGPFATEVTRFNELLAKAIADLDEPRSPLLPASPPSSYDINHDTYDGTHPNASGEHKIAAAFAEAMYQAWDLGEPYDAG
- a CDS encoding carbonic anhydrase; this translates as MNSDHRPHSTARRALLRAALTGTAALGTGLAAGVPAAVAAPTAVPPRKRPTTAEEALRELAEGNRRWRTYRERHPDETPAVRQALTTGQHPFALVLGCIDSRVAPELVFDQGLGDLMTVRTAGQVLDEAVLGSLAYGVLELGIPLLMVLGHQSCGAVKAAVQADESGAGLPAHIQYLADQISPAIDRTKSGDARIDATVDANIRLVRARLAAEPELAAKVDSGALAVVGARYELTTQRVHLL
- a CDS encoding ABC transporter permease, giving the protein MSTLSLAVRDSSTMLRRNLLHARRYPSLTLNLLLTPIMLLLLFVYIFGDTMSAGIGGGDRSDYIAYLVPGLLLMTIGSTTIGTAVSVSNDMTEGIIARFRTMAIHRGSVLVGHVVGSVLQSVVSVVLVGAVGVAIGFRSTDATALEWLAAFGLLVLFALALTWIAVGMGLVSPNAEAASNNAMPLIFLPLISSAFVPVDAMPGWFQPVAEYQPFTPAIETLRGLLLGTEIGNNGWIAVAWCLGLAVLGYRWATARFNGGPK
- a CDS encoding ATP-binding cassette domain-containing protein, which encodes MTDLAIAADGLRKSYGDKVVLDGIDIRVPAGTIFSLLGPNGAGKTTAVKILSTLVSADGGQAQVGGHDLAADPQGVRASIGVTGQFSAVDGLITGEENMLLMADLHHLSKAEGRRVTAELLERFDLTGAAKKPASTYSGGMKRRLDIAMTLVGDPRIIFLDEPTTGLDPRSRHTMWQIIRELVADGVTVFLTTQYLEEADQLADRIAVLHDGRIAAEGSAEELKRLVPGGHVRLRFTDPASYESAALALGAATRDDEALTLQLPSDGSQRELRAVLDRLDAAGIEAGELALHTPDLDDVFFALTGGTDQTKETVR
- a CDS encoding DUF4097 family beta strand repeat-containing protein → MQKFDTPAPLTAVIDLPTAHVQVIAADRTDTTVEIRPADPARNRDTKAAEHIEVEHRDGVLRITAPAARNQYLGPSGSVEVTVQLPAGSRVEATSAALRFRAVGRLGHLALDGAHGPVKIDEAASLHLTATDSDITVQRLTGPGRISTQRGHITIHEAVTGTLDLTTQQGDITLATATSAALDAGTSHGRVHNSLKNTEGTAAPLTVRATTTHGDITARSL
- a CDS encoding helix-turn-helix domain-containing protein, translated to MPGGRLTQQERQQIALGVADGLAYAEIARRLERPTSTVTREVMRNGGPTAYRADLAHRAAERRSHRRRQAAPRGTQTPAPGHGRDPEAVREYEETFTTVLMQTGAPKMMARVMTCLYTSDTGSMTAAELAQRLQVSPASISKAISYLENQGLVRRERDDRRRERYVADDDVWYQSMIASARGTIQLAETARQGVGVLGRDTPAAVRLENIARFLDFVSESITRAADQAREVLHTKAEPAQDSEPPSDGTT